The Candidatus Margulisiibacteriota bacterium nucleotide sequence CGCGGCTAATTCGGCGGCGACCCTTTTCCACCCGGAGACCCATCTCGACCTGGTCAGGGTTGGGTTAATGATGTACGGCCTTTATCCGCAAGGTAATTCGCGCCGCCTGATCAATCTCCAGCCGGCGCTCTCTTTCAAATCACGGGTCACTTATTTGAAAAAAGTTCCGGCCGGAACGCCGTTGTCCTACGGCAGTACCTACGTGACCCCGACCGAAACGACCATTGTCACGGTCCCGGTCGGCTACGCCGACGGTTACAGCCGGCGGCTCTCCAACCGCGGCCAAGTCATGATCCGCGGGAAACGCTATCCGGTCGTCGGGCGGATCTCGATGGACCTGACCCTGGTCAATGTCGGCGATAACAAGGTCGAAATGGGGGACGACGTCATCCTGATCGGGGCGCAGAACGGGCAGGGGATCTCGGCCGATGAGATCGCCGGGCTAGAAGAGACCATTTCTTACGAGGTCGTCTGTGCGATCGGCAAAAGAGTGCCGAGGGTTTACCGATGAGCTACGTTTCCCTCTACCGCAAATGGCGCTCGCAGGATTTTGCCGAGATCGTCGGCCAGCCGGTCATTGTCCAGACGCTGCAGAACGCCATCAAGCATGACCGCCTCGCCCATGCCTATCTTTTCTCCGGCCCGCGCGGGACGGGGAAGACCTCGACCGCCCGTATTTTAGCCAAAGCGCTGAACTGCCAGGAAGGGCCGACGCCAAACCCGTGCGGTAAGTGCGCCAATTGCCAAAAGATCAAGAGCGGCCAGTCGGTCGACGTCACCGAGATCGACGCGGCCAGCAACCGCGGCATCGACGAGATCAGGGAACTGCGCGAGCGGGTCCGCTACGCGCCGCTCGAGGGCCGCTACAAGGTCTATATCATCGACGAAGTCCACATGCTGACGGCGGAAGCGTTCAATGCCCTGCTCAAGACGCTGGAGGAGCCGCCGGCCCACACTATTTTTGTCCTGGCGACGACCGAGACGCAAAAAGTGCCGCTAACGATCGCTTCCCGCTGCCAGCGGCTCGACTTTGGCCGGATCAAGCTGGCCGAGATCAAGGGACAATTGAAAAAGATCGCCGCGGCGGAAAAGATCTTAATCGATGATAAGGCGCTCGACCTGATCGCCCGCTCGGCGGAAGGGGCGATGCGCGACGCCATCTCTTTGCTGGACCAACTGGCCTCTTTCTGCGGCGACAAGATCGGCTACGACGACGTGGTGACCCTGCTCGGCACGGCCGATGAGGAGCTCCTCTTTGGCTTTGGCCAGGCGGTTTCGGCCGGCGATATTACCGCGGTCCTGACCCTGGTCAGAAAGGCGGTCGAAGAGGGGCGGGCGATGCAGCAGGTGACCCGTGAGTTAGTACTCCATTTCAGAAATTTACTCCATCTCAAGGCTGGTTCGGGAGATGCCCTGGAATTGACCGCCGACCAGTTGGAAAGATTGGGCGAACAGGCGAAACAATTCAGTTTAGAACGGGTCAAAGCGGTCCTGCGGGCCCTCTCGCGCGCCGAACTCGACATGAAGTGGCACCCTTACGCTAGATTAGTCCT carries:
- the dnaX gene encoding DNA polymerase III subunit gamma/tau; this encodes MSYVSLYRKWRSQDFAEIVGQPVIVQTLQNAIKHDRLAHAYLFSGPRGTGKTSTARILAKALNCQEGPTPNPCGKCANCQKIKSGQSVDVTEIDAASNRGIDEIRELRERVRYAPLEGRYKVYIIDEVHMLTAEAFNALLKTLEEPPAHTIFVLATTETQKVPLTIASRCQRLDFGRIKLAEIKGQLKKIAAAEKILIDDKALDLIARSAEGAMRDAISLLDQLASFCGDKIGYDDVVTLLGTADEELLFGFGQAVSAGDITAVLTLVRKAVEEGRAMQQVTRELVLHFRNLLHLKAGSGDALELTADQLERLGEQAKQFSLERVKAVLRALSRAELDMKWHPYARLVLEVALVEMLGEPVTVMATKPEAAATAPQPAVEMRPASDVAVRAGAVVTGSDQKLNEVKHHWPQILEAMRKKSLYGFVSLHEGEPLELNGKGKLVIGFKKGYSFHKDRLEEAKNKESLEESIREVLGHKVPIECVISDQPKAPGISVKAVADFFEGKVV